gggcggggggcccccctcccccccccgggGCAAAAAATTCTTTTCCCCCcgaaaaaaaaatttaacccaaacggaaaaaaaaaaagaaaaaagaaaaaacgaaTCAAAAGGGACCCGGGCCCCCCCCTGcgggaaaaaaggggggaaaaaaaccttaaaTTCCAACGGGGGAAAACCCCCCATATTTTTCCCCCCAAACGAAAAAACCatcaaaccccaaaaaaaagggggcACTTTTTGAAGGGAAAAATTTCCCCCCAAACAGGGAAAAACCCGGGCCCGGTCATTAAAATCCGGGCCGGGGGGTATTCGGGCCGGGAAAGGGTTTTcccccccggggggggggaACCAAAACCCCGGGGAAgggaaaagctttaaaaaaaaaaacaattttaaattgCAGGTGATATGCACTAATAAAACATAGTTATGAATATTATTCCATTCTGCCAATATATCCTCCTAAATTCTACACACTACTCCTTAATCAAGGAGGGTTTGTGTGAACAAGTCCTCCTTATCAAAAATGTGTCTGCACTTACCAGCTGTTTTAACAGTTTCTACGATAAAATCGTCTGTTTTTGGCTTTGATGATCAACTGGTAAAGTAGATGTTGGCATCCTCAAATGGTTCATAGGTCACATGCTTTCCGTTTGTTCTCCTTTGCAGTTTGACCCAAACGTGTTAACAGCTCTGAACGATCAAGGTCTTCTTCTTCAGGTACCTGTACCTACATTTTTCTGATCAGTCTTTTATTGGGGTGTTCCATGTATGTTCCATGGAAGCTGACTCTCCTCTCTGGGTGGTGATATCAGTAAGAATGAATGATCGAATGATTGATCGCTGAAGAGCTGAAGGACTCTGCAGAGTCTCAGTTTGTGTTCTTCAGTGAAGCCTTCAGGCTGTAAAACCAGCAGGAACACATGAGGTCCAGGAGCAGAGAATCTCACAAGGTTTCTACATGTTCTGTCAGATCGCGTTGAGAGATGTTGGAGTGCAGCAGATCTGGAGGGTTGATGACAACTACTTTTTTCTCCTGCAGCTGTCCACTGATTCTCAAACAACATTCAGGTGCTTTGTTGAACACATTCTCTCCCAGTATAAAGTTCGCCACTGAATCCCTCTCAGACCGGCTGTTCCCCAGCAGAACAACCCTCAGCTcagacactgtaaaaaaatcaaaataattaGAAAGGGCAACTAAACACAGACTTGcatgtattcattttaaatttattattgCTATATACAGTAGTAAATAATTTAAACACGTCTAATCTTCAATAGCAGAACACCATAGTTCAGTTTGACTTACTGTGAGGTGGCAGAAACTCATAGCTGCTACTGCGCTTCAGAGGAGGCGGATCATCTGTGATTGGAAGGATACAACATTTGTTTAATCAAATATAATCTAGTAGACTAGACAAGTAGACCTGATGCCGGGCTGTATGTTCACTTTGTATTTTTAGTTGTTGTGGTGTTTAGGTGATTGTTGGCAAGATCATCAGGGGCCTGACAGTGTAGAGCCCTGTCGGTTATGATGAGAATTTTGAATTGGATTCTATAGGTTACAGGAAGCCATTGAAGGGAGCAGAGTAGAGGAGTGATATGGGTACGCTTGTTTGATCTAGTAAGAAGACTAGCAGCAGTGTTTTAAATGGACTGCAGGCGGTGAAGGACAGATTTATTGAGTGAGGAGAAAAGTGAATTGCAATAGTTAATATGGGAGGAAATAAAGGCATGGATGATCATCTCTAGTTCTGACTGAGAAACCACAGCCCTTCATTTGCTAATGTtgcataaatgaaaaaaacaggatttgGTCAGTGATTTGATCTGAGTTTCAAAGGAAAGGGATTTGTCAAATGTCACCCCAAGGTGACAGGATTTTGTGGGCTTTTTTAAGATTGTTGTGGCCCAGAATGCCTGATTCTGCAGGAGCTGTCCTCAATTTTGATCATTGTGTCCTCATCTccgtttttcctgcatccaccatgTGTATTTCCTACATAAATTCTGATTTGAACACAACTTCAACTGCATAATGATGTAGGCTACCCAACGTATCTAATGCTTTAGTTGATGTGTTGTTCATGCATGAGGTCATGAATGGGAGGCTATGAACTAATGTCAATTGCTGAAGATTCATAAGATATAAAGGAATGAAGTAACACacaaataatgaattaattCATGCATGAATTCCTAATTCATGTACCCTAACCATAAAGTGTTACCATAACTTTAGTTCAAATCTGTGGCAGCAGTTCCAAATAATTCATTTAGTGCCATGCAATGAAAAATACCTTTTCACAAAGTTTTCACAAGTTCACTGTGTACCTTTTCCAAAAGAATGCTGTAATTCTGAAAACTTTTGTGaacagtaggcctatgtgtgcTGTTGGCAAAATTGTGTCtgatatgtctgtgtgtatgtctgacGTGGGCTGGCCCATGTTGCACACTGTTCACTTTAAAAAGCGTGTGCATGCGAGACTACAGCCaaacgtcaagggtcctggtTTTAGTTTTGGgaaatctggtcaccctaaCCCGGACACCTCCTGTGATACCTACATGTTGTTTCACCCATCTGCCACCCCGAcctccaccaaatttaaaattacacACCACATGTACCGTAtggcaagaagtgttgcaaaggTCAGGAATGTAGGTTCACCACTTAGTGATGCGAGAGAACACACAGAGTACGTGAAGTAGCAGTGACCGGTTCAGGATGGGGTGAATCCTCTGcttactgtctgtctgctctgttGCTGAGCAACAGTTCTTACTGGTTgtcatatttaatgttttgttggGACTGACCAATCGGAGGATTTTAATTCAAGGCTTTCAGACCAAAATTTATCAAACACTCTTTTGTTTTCTATATAAtgtagagaaagagaagagagttaAGACTCACCTATTGCTGCAGTTGCCATGATGTCCTCTACTGCAAACATCAGAGACTAGTTCAACAGGAAGTCAACTGCTGAGTGTGATAACCTACAGAAAGCAGAATTTAAATCTTATTCACATCATAAAGAAAGTGTTACAAAGCAACTTGGAGCTCAGATTGGTTACTGAAGACAAACAAGTGAAGGTGTGTTTGTGATAAACAGATTTGTCTATAAATAGAGCTAATTAAGGATTGATGTTAGCTTTAAGgattattgtttttctgtatagTATAGTACTTGTAATAAAGTTTGCTGTTGATAATGTAAAATTCAGAGATTTAACAACTTACAAATAAACTTTCTATATGTTATGTCAATCCTATCTATAGAAATAGTTTTGCAACATGCTTAACTGTAATAAGTCTGCTTTCATTTGTATTACCTTCAGTTGAGCTAAATTCTACTGATATTTGCCTCTTGCCACCAGTTCAACCAGTGTAGAATTAGACTACAGCTTTTTTCAGTGAGTCAGTACATTTTAGTCACATTTAGGTAAAAAGATATTAAGGATTTAAATTGGGGTAAAAAAAGCTTAAATTTGGGGATACGAGGGggtaaaagacaaataattGGACAGGGATTGTTCAGTGtctcacattttgttttaaattttttatgatATGATGgtggttaaaaaagaaacacaaccaCATCCACGTCACAGGAATCAATCAGCCGTGCATgtctataaaattaaattatatataaaatatatataatatattttaattatattatatatgctGCACATATGCCTCCTaacttggctttttttttgtaataaaacaaaaaaaataatttttttttaatttaaaaaactacagGGATTTCTCCCATTTGGGCCAGgcctatgtaaaaaaaatgaaaagagggGTTGGTATTGACTTAGCCTCCCAACTCAATTTAAAAATCCGCAGTTCCTTCggtcaaaaatttaaaaaaaatttgccTGGGTTCATAAATAAGATTTTAGAGGAAAAACCCCGAGTGGAAAACAGAAAGGACACTCCTAGCTCCGTTATGGCGTTTATTTCCGCTTCAACACGTACAGTAAAGCTGAAAACTTCTCTGGTCCCAGATACAGTGTTAATAATACGCTCAGTGTTCCTACATATAGGCTACGTTACTTTAATTAGAGACTtggttattttttctttattttggtcGAGTTCACTTACCTGGCTACGAATTCTTACTGCGACACAAAAAACCATGTGAAAGTGAAACTTAAAAAAGGTCAGAGGAagcgccacccccccccccagctaaAAATGTTCTTAAGCTTAGAAATAGTGAAAGTGTAATTATTTAGTTTAGAGACAATCTGTATACATGCATGTAGCCctatagaaaaaaaactttaaatgaaatggaaaacagTAAATTATGAAGAGTATTTAATTCCAACAGATCTGCAGAAACGAGACAAACGGAGCAACCCCGGCGGTGCAACACACCATCAGCTCAGTAGTAAATGTTAGAGCTCCAcctgttggacaaaacaaggaAAAAGGATCTACTGTTGAGAACAACATATCTTTGGGGTCAAGCCAAATATTCGGGTCTATTCATGTGAATCTATTAATTCCCTCATCTACCGAAAATCCATTTGAAGATTTTCAAATCTTCAAAGCAAATATTGATATACCTACAATTAATAGGCTATAGATTGAACATGTCATCTATTCAAACCAGTCAACTGCAGTAGACTACACTCCGGTCCAGATGTGGCGCTGATGCGCTTGAATCCTGTCTGTAGACCACAGGAGCAGCGTACTGTCGGAAATGTTTAGGAGTGGGACGTCCGTCTGtgagtaggctcgttcgagatgagccaggtctgcgcagaatcgatcaccggcgatcggcgcccgttgcatgccggttagatttgtgtttttttttttttttttttttaaagccatctttatttcaaaaaatacaaaacagaacaccaacaacacataaaagtaaaagatacaaacacaataaacatacaatacaatacaatacaatttgccAGGGGAAGCTTAAAGGTCACTAGAGAGATAAGGAGGACCAAATACTGACAGTTTTAGCTGCCTTCTTGTTATGGGAGCCCGAAATCAGATTTATATAATGCAGAACCTCAtgggaaaaaagaataaaattagGTTTTTTAGAACTGAATTTACATTTGTGGATATGAAATTTGGCCAAAAGGATTAgtaaatttataataaaaaacatcttttctttaCTATGagttctataaaaacaaaatacaacattttcccATAATAGGGCAAAGTCTTTATAGATACTGTCAATGATAAATCTGCTGAAGAGTTGCCAAAATCTTCTGGAGTATGAACAATACCAAAAAAGGTGTACAACAGTTTCTGGGTGATCTCCACAGAAAGAACAGTTTGCAtcaatgtttcttttaaatttcaGCATGTAATGACTGGCAGGGTAATAtctatgaattattttaaacGACACTTCTTTCACCTTGTTCACTATCAGGTATTTGTGAGGAATCATCCAAACCTTTTTCCAGTCAATATCATTAACAAATCGGTTccaataaaatgtaacatttggaGTTGAAacaatttctctctgaaataaaGCACGGACGTTCTTATTATTTCGAGGAAGttgagaaaagcagattttTCCAACTTGTGACTCAGCCACACTGGGGAGGGGGACAGCAGTAGGAGGAAGTCTACCAGCAGATCTAAACAGCATTATCGTGCCTGATGGAATGGCGTCAAATACGATCGTGAATTCTCTCGGCGTAACAGGAATGTTATATGTTGATAAAAACTCACTGTAAGTGAAAAGATGCCCCTCTCCATTAAACAGCTGATCCACCAGCAGAATCTGATTAAGTACCCAACTCTCAAAGAagagtgatttgtttttatataatatatctctGTTATTCCAAATTAGGTATCTGTGAGGTGAGAAGTTATGCTTATAAATTAGACACCATGCTAAAAGGACCTGCTTGTGGAAGGTGGACAGTTTTACAGGGAGTTTGTCTACATTATAGCTacagttcaaaataaaacttagaCCACCAAAGCGAGAGAATATATAGTGGGGAATAAAATTCCAGATCGAGACAGggtttttaagaaaatgcttAGCCCAGTTAATCTTAAAAGTATTATTTAGAGTACTGAAGTCCAAAAAGTTGAGCCCGCCAGATTCATAATTATTCATAACAACACTTCTTTTGATATAATGGGTACGATTTTTCCAGATGAAGTCAAAAAGCATTCTATCAATATCTTTACAAATGTTACTGTCCAGGTGTAAAGAGAGAGCTGCGTATGTGAGCCGGGATATCCCTTCAGCCTTGGTAAGTAACACTCGGCCTTTTAGAGATAAGTCCCTTTGCAACCACTGGTTCAATTTGTTCtgagtttttttaatgattggAGAGAAATTTACTGAACATCTCACTTTCTGATCTTTAGAGATGACAATACCTAAATATGTAACTTCTTCCCTGATTGGAATGTTGCAGATAGTTTGTAGATTACAATCTCTTAAAGGTAGCAGTTCACATTTATTAATATTCAGGCATAGACCGGAGGCCTCTGAGAACTGGTTAATTACTTGAATAGCGACAGGTACCTGGCTCGCATTTTTCAAAAAGATGGTGGTATCGTCAGCAAGCTGACTGATGATAATATCCCTACCCGCGACAGACATTCCTTGTACAACGCTGTTACCGACATGAGTTGAGAGAATTTGTGTACAAAGTAAGAACAGATAAGGGGAAATCGGACATCCCTGACGAATGCCACGTTTCAGATCAAATCTTGGGGAAGTTCCATTTTTCAGTTTGATAGAGCAGTTGCCATTAATATATAACGTCTTAATTGCTTTGCAGAAAAAATTCCCAAAACCAAATTTTTCTAAAGACCGAAAAATAAATTGGTGTTCTACTGTATCAAAGGCCTTATAGAAATCTAAGAAGAGGATGAAGCCATCTTCAGATATCAAGTCAGAGTAGTCAAGAATATCTAAAACTAGTCTAATATTGTTAGAGATGTGCCTGTCCCTCATGAAGCCTGATTGTGTCTCATCTATAATTGTGTCAAGAGTTTCTTTAATTCTCCTGGCAAACATCGAAGCTATAATTTTGTAATCATTGTTTAGCAGACTGATGGGTCTCCAGCTATCAATAAGAAGCACGTCTTTCCTAGGTTTGGGAAGCAATGTGATCAGCCCTTGAGTGATGCTAGGAGCAAGGGTATTATTCTCTATACTCTCCATAAAAACCTGGAGTAAAAAAGGGGCCAAGTGATCTGAGAACGCTTTGTAAAACTCTGCAGTTAGACCGTCGGTGCCGGgggatttattgtttttgagtaAAGTAATCGAATCAGTGACCTCTGTCATTGTAAGAGGGGTGTCACAATAATCTCTGTCTGCCACATTAATCTTTCTAACGTTATTTACAGAGTTAAGAAATTGAGACGTAACTtcttcattatattttgagctgTATAGATTGCTATAAAATGTTGAACAAAAGTCTGAAATTAATTTAGCGTCATCAGTAATGATTCCATTAATATTTAAGTTATGGATAGAATTAATTTTGGCACGGTATCTTTCAAGGCGGAAAAAATATGCAGAATTTTGCTCCCCCTCCTCCAGCCATCTCTTCCTAGACCTTACAAAGGCTCCCTCAGCTTTTTGTCGATATAAGTCATCCAATTTGTTTTGAAGTTGCAAAAGAAGTAATTTATCCTCCTCTGAAACTTCGCCAGGGGGCctttgaaaaaaagaggaaattctACTTATGacttcctcttcttctgctcttttAGCTTTGGCAACAGAAGTTCCATAATGTCTTAAGAATTTTCCAGACTCAAACTTAAATAGTTCCCAGTTAGTGTTGTAGGATTTTTCTTTCCTAGCCTTGTCGGAAAAAAGAGTAATTAACTTAATTTCAGTCTTAACCTTTTCATGCTGTAACAAGGAATTGTTTAACTTCCAGTAGCAAGGTTTATAGATAGTATTAGATGCACTAAATTGAATGTTTGTATGAATTGCTCTATGGTCAGTGAGGGGAGTGGCAAGGATATTTACTGTAACTTTCTCTTTATCAATGATATTGGATAACAGCCAATAATCTATGCGAGACTGACTGGAACCTGAACTATTACTCCAAGTGAAGGATCTGTCATCAGGAAATTTCTCTCTCCATACATCTACAATGTTAAATCGACCCATAAGTGTTTTAAGGTTTGTGCAGAGGGAGGAGGGCCGCCTAGGGGGCCACCTGTCAACAGCATTATCTAAAGCAATGTTAAAGTCTCCACCAATTAAAAGAAGAGAGTTTGGGTATTTGGTGAGCCAAAATGTAATTCTTTCCTCTATAGAGTCAAGTAACTTATCATTCTCAAGCTTGTTATTATAACCGTAAAGGTTAATGACTATGATATAAATATTGTCAACTCTAATTACAGTACAAAGGTAGTGTCCTAGGGAGTCACAGTCTGAGTGTAAGACATCACCAGTGAAAGTATTTTTAAGCGTGGTTACTCCAGCAGATCTCTCTGAGCCATGAGAGAACCAGATATCATTACCCCATTGAGACTTCCAGAAATTAATATCAGCAGATGTGGAATGACtctcttgaaaaaaacaaaaatccgaATGAAGTTGTTTGGCAAATAGAAATAAGGCTTTCCTTTTACAAATCTGTCTTAGACCCCTGGCATTTAACGAAACAATAGATAAAGACAAAGTTATTAACAAACGTGAACAAGGAATAAACTAGAAAGTGATTAATAACCAGTTAAGAGTGTATGACTGGATAAGGGGACCGAGTGCTGCTTCTATAAGAAAAATAACGGTAAAGGCCAGCTCCTAAATACAGCACCCCTCAGCAGCTGCCTTGGGTATCAAACGGCCTTAAGAGGTAGAACGTATAACAGAAATGGCAGCAATTTAGTAAATTAAAGTGCTTTGTAACGTCTTAGTTACAgcacaacaagaactataacaTCAAAATGTCAACTCTGAACGTAGTGCAAATCAGGCTATCACTGTATGTAGTGCAAATGAAACCAGTAGGTGACCTAGTGATATCAACCAGCAGGCGAGTCCGTTtcttagggggttagggggacTTCTGACCCGTTGATAAATCCGCGACCTCCGATGAAGAAGGCTGGTTTGCCCTCCTCTCGAGCTTTTTTTATCACTGGCCACAGTTTGATCCTTCGGTCTCGGTCTTCCTGTGAGAGATCCTCCGCAAATCTTAACCCGTTGTCACGCAGGTGTGGAGACGTCTTGGCAGCTTTCCATACGGCGTCTCTGCAGAAACGAGCGATGAACTGGATGATGACGCCTCTGGGTTTGTTGTCATGTTGCCGCTTGGCGCCGAGCCGATGGACGGTGTCGATAGTATCAGCCAGCCTGTTCCTCTCCTCCGGCAGAACAGCTTGACAGATCTCGATGGCCTTCTTtcgtatgttttctttttctgattctTCAACTCCGTAAAGTCTCAGGTTCCATCTCCTGGAGTATCTTTCTAACTCCGAGACCCTTTGCTGACATGTGTCCACtcgtttttcttcttttgccaTTTTTCCCTCAAGTGTACACACTTTGCTCTTTACCTCTTTAATTTCTGCGCACACAAAGTCAATAGTCTTTTTAAGACCTTCAATTTTGAGTGCATTAGCACTGACCATGCTTTCAATGTTGTCTGACCGCGTGCTTATCAGAGTCGAGAGGCTAGCTATGATATCATTGGCGTTGGTTTGGTCAGACCCAGCTGTGTACATCATTTTCTTCGGTGCTGGCGACTTACTGGGAGTGACAGGTAGCGGTGGAAATTCACCCATGAAGTCTTCAGCAGTGGTGAGAGACAGGGAATTGGAGGTATAATCGTGACAATTGTCAATTAGAGCGTTGCTAGCCTTGAGAGTAGCACTGCTAGCATCTGGAATTAGCTTCCGACCAGCGTTCTCTTGACCTCTTTTTCTTTCGCGTTGGTTCGACATATCTCGGTAGTTCGTCTTATGAGTGCTGTTATATTTATCAAAACAAGGTTCGGTGCTTGGCGAGAAAATATATTGAGTTTTACCGTTTCCAAAACTTTCGTTTGCAGAGCTCGGTAGAAAGCGTCTACTCACTCGGCCATCTTGGCACGCCCCCcggttagattttttttttttttttttttttttttattcattcaaaatacaaatatacaaacaaacaaggcagtagaaaaatctgaccactttcaaaaacaacatttgcctCGGGTCGAACAAGTCAAAACATAAAAGCATGTACATATCAAATTAAAATTCAGAggaaagaaatgagagaaaaaaaataaaaataaaaaataaaaaaataaataaatgacaaacaaataaataacggGGGCTAtctcaaattaaatcaaaactttCAAGTAGATAAACC
The sequence above is drawn from the Etheostoma spectabile isolate EspeVRDwgs_2016 chromosome 12, UIUC_Espe_1.0, whole genome shotgun sequence genome and encodes:
- the LOC116698911 gene encoding GTPase IMAP family member 8-like, yielding MFAVEDIMATAAIDDPPPLKRSSSYEFLPPHMSELRVVLLGNSRSERDSVANFILGENVFNKAPECCLRISGQLQEKKVVVINPPDLLHSNISQRDLTEHVETL